In Halobacterium noricense, the genomic stretch GCGAGGTGGGCCTTCTCCACCAGTTCGCGCGCCCGGAACCGCGGATTCCGCTGGTGGTAGGTCCGCCGCGCCACGCCCGATGTGAGCGCGTCTACGAGGTCCGCTTCCGACTGGATGTCGGCGTCGAACTCCGTCCAGACGCCGCCCACGGTCGCCGCGCGGTGGGCGTACGAGGACGCGAACGCGGGGATGTCGTAGCCGTCAGCGAGCGCTCGCGCGCGGTCGTTGTCCCACGGGAAGTGCTTCGGGTTGTACGTCTCCACGGCGTCGACGTCCTCGCGGAACCGCTCGATTTCCGTGGCCGTCAGACTCACCGTCAGGTACTCCGGGTGAGGGGCGAGCACGGCGGCGTCTTGCTCGCGGAATGCCGCGAACGCGCCGTCCAGCGTCACGAAGTCCGGCACCGGGTCGTCGAGGCCGACCGCGAGCACGTGCTTGCGGTCCCGCCACGACCCCGTGAACACCTCGCGGCCGGGCACCACCAGTAGCTCCTCGTCCGAGTACTCGGCCGCGCGCTCGCGGGCGTCCGGCAGCCGCGTGAAGTGCGGGGCGTACACCAGCACGTCGATGCCGGCGGCCTTCGCGCGGCGGACCGCGTCGTCGTCGAGCACCTTCGCGTGGAGGTCGACCCGTGTCGTCGGCACGTGCCCGGATTCGTCAGCCGAGGATTAGCGGCTTACGGTTCCGGCCGATAAACTCCGCGCCCGCTGTTGGGCGTTCGCGGCCGTTTATGCCCGTGGCGACCCAACTGCCGGTATGAGTCTGCATCTACTCTCCGAGGACCTCGTGCCCGAGCACGCGCTCGACGTCAATCGCGACGCCCGGGACTTCGCCGAGAAATTCGGTAGATGAGCGTTAATACCCGACTAAACGGCGTCTCACTGGCGATAATTTGTCTGACAGGGCGCAGACAAATAGCGGACGGAGCGGGTTCAGTGGTCGAGAAAGCGACACAAGGTTTATTTGCGCGCTCAGGTTACAGAGAGCTATGTCTGCGTGGGAGTGCGCGATTGTCGGTTGTGGGTCGACGTTCGGGAGCGTCGAGGCGCTGTTGGCCCATCAGGTCGCGGACCACGACGCTCACGAGTGCGAAATCTGCGGGGAGACGGTCCCCGAGGGCTTCTTCGCCATCAAACACGGGCTCCGCGAGCACACGCGCGCCGAGTACGTCCGATTCTACGACGGCGACGCCGAAGCCATCCGCGAGCGCGAGCGCGTGCTCGACGACGTCGCCGAGGAACTCGACCCGTCGGTGCTCGAAGACCTTCTGAGCGACGAACCCGTCGACGTCGGCGAGGCCACCGACGCCGCGCACGCCACCACGAGCTAGCTTCTCTGGCCGCGTTCGTAAGCAATTTGCCGCGCCTCCGTGACGTCCAGCCATGCGACTCGCACGACTCCGGACCGACGACGGCCTCGTCGAGGGCGAGTACCGCGACGGCGTCGTCGCCACCGAGGATACCGAGTACGTCGTCGGCGAAGATGGCACGCTTGCGCCGCCCTGTGACCCGTCGGCGCTGTACTGCGTCGGGCGCAACTACGCCGAGACGCTCGACCAGATGGACTACGAGCGCCCCGAGCAGCCCGACTTCTTCATCAAGCCGCCGGTCTCCGTGGTCGGCCACGGCGACGACGTGCCCTACCCGACGTTCACGGACGAATTGACGTACGCGGGCGAACTCGCGGCCGTCGTCGGCGAGCGCTGCCACCGCGTCGACGAGAGCGACGTGCCGGACGTGCTCCGCGGGTTCACCGTGATGAACGACCTCGACGCGCTCGACCAGCCCGGACGCACCGCGCGCAAGGCCTTCGACGGCTCCGGGCCGCTCGGGCCGTGGATCGAGACCGACGTCGACCCGCGCGGCATCGACATGCACACCGACGTCGCGGGCGAGCGCCGTCAGGAAGCCAACACCGAACTCATGCTGTTCGACCCTTACGAGGTCGTCTCGTTCCTCTCCGAGCGGTTCACGTTCCAGCCCGGGGACGTCGTCGCGTTCGGCAGCCCCGCGAATCCGGGACTCGTCGAACCCGGCGACACCGTCGAAATCACCTACGAGGGCGTCGGCACGCTCGAAAACACCATCGTCGAATCGCAGAACTGAGCCGCGACCGCTACCGTTCTTCGGAATACGCTCGCGGCTACGCCGCTCGCGCTGCTTGAGGAGCGCTTTTAGCGCTCCTCACTGGTTTCGTGAGCGACAGCGAACGAGACGTCGAAGAACGCGTTACCGTTCTTCGGAATCCAGCACGCGAATCTGGTCGCCACGGACCGTCACGCGCCCACTTTTTGCTTCGTCGGATCGCCGGAGGCGACCACTCCTTGCAAAAACGTGGTGAAAAACGACCTGCTCGCGCCCGCCGGACGCGAGCAGTGAACCCCCTCGCTCTGCTCGGCGGACGTTACCATTCTTCGGAATACGCTCGCGGCTACGCCGCTCGCGCTGCTTGAGGAGCGCTTTTAGCGCTCCTCACTGGTTTCGTGAGCGACAGCGAACGAGACGTCGAAGAACGCGTTACCGTTCTTCGGAATCCAGCACGCGAATCTGGTCGCCACGGACCGTCACCGGAATCGGGACGGTGGCCTCGTACAGTTCGACGGTGACCTGGTCTTTGCTCTCGTCGATGCGCTGGACTTGGGCCTTCTCGCCCTTGAACGGGCCGGCGATGAGTTCGACGATGTCGCCCTCC encodes the following:
- a CDS encoding fumarylacetoacetate hydrolase family protein, whose amino-acid sequence is MRLARLRTDDGLVEGEYRDGVVATEDTEYVVGEDGTLAPPCDPSALYCVGRNYAETLDQMDYERPEQPDFFIKPPVSVVGHGDDVPYPTFTDELTYAGELAAVVGERCHRVDESDVPDVLRGFTVMNDLDALDQPGRTARKAFDGSGPLGPWIETDVDPRGIDMHTDVAGERRQEANTELMLFDPYEVVSFLSERFTFQPGDVVAFGSPANPGLVEPGDTVEITYEGVGTLENTIVESQN
- a CDS encoding PHP-associated domain-containing protein gives rise to the protein MPTTRVDLHAKVLDDDAVRRAKAAGIDVLVYAPHFTRLPDARERAAEYSDEELLVVPGREVFTGSWRDRKHVLAVGLDDPVPDFVTLDGAFAAFREQDAAVLAPHPEYLTVSLTATEIERFREDVDAVETYNPKHFPWDNDRARALADGYDIPAFASSYAHRAATVGGVWTEFDADIQSEADLVDALTSGVARRTYHQRNPRFRARELVEKAHLAYENTWEKVDRLLLSGMEPTHPRHIAYGGEFDDVAVY
- a CDS encoding DUF7565 family protein encodes the protein MSAWECAIVGCGSTFGSVEALLAHQVADHDAHECEICGETVPEGFFAIKHGLREHTRAEYVRFYDGDAEAIRERERVLDDVAEELDPSVLEDLLSDEPVDVGEATDAAHATTS